The genomic region CATACCGAATTACAAATACCTTTTATATGATGTATCTAGATATAAAGATGAAGATATAAAAGGAGTAGAATACTTTGAAACATTCTTAAAATATATATATAGTGCAGGGAAGAGTTTTAATGAAGAAGACATTAAAAAAATACAAGAAGAAGTGGAAAAAATTTATCCTGAGGGGAGTGAGTTAATAATGACTACTGCTGAAAGACTTAGAAGAGAAGGAAGACAACAGGGTAAAGAAGAAGGATTAAAAGAGGGAAAAATTGAAACGCTTTCGAAAACAGCTATCAAACTATTAACCAAGAAATTTGGAAGTTTGCCCCTAGAAGTTAAAGATAAAATACAAAAGTTAGATTCTGATACCTTAGAAATTGTAATTGATGATATCTTTGTCTATGAAGGTTTAGACGACCTTAATAAGTTTTTAAAATAAATAATAATGTTCAACCATCCCTTACGTTTTGTACATATAAAAATGTAAGGGATTTTTTATATTTAAATTTATACATTACTCATTTTATTCATAATTAAGCATTACTAATCTGGGGTGCATCTACTATCCTTATGATAAAAATATCATGCACCTTTCTTTGTATATAAATCTCAGATAATGGGAAAAATATAGTTAAGGAGGGTGATTTGCGTGAAATTTAAAAACAGTGCGATATATTACATAATAATCTTATTTGCAGTTATGGTATCTTTTTATCAATTAACAGAGTACATGGATAGAAGCCAAAAAAGGGATAATTCTGTGACAAAGGTAGAGGTACAAGCCAAGGATCAGGGATCAGAGGGGGAAACCCTAGATACGCGCTTACCAGGAAAGGGCTTAGAAAATAGTAAACCAGATGAAAACATCGAAATCCGTAAACCTACGGTGGAAGGAAATAGGGCTGAAGAGAAGAAAGTACCTGTAAATTCCGCAGAAAATACTAATGCAGCTTCACAAAAAAACTAGTTCTAATCAAAATAGCCCTAAAAAGGAAGTTACTGAAGGTAATGGAGCTAGTACCAATAAAGTAAGTCCAAAGGAAAATCAAAAAATAGAGGCGATTAAAATTGAGCATGAACAAGAGGCTACTAGTGTAGCAGCACAGCCTAAAAAACAAACGCCTAAGAAGGCTGAGCCGAAAGTAGATAATGTTAAAAGTAGCAAGTTAATTCAGCCTGTAGCTGGAAAAATTAGTGCACCATTTGGTTTAGCCTTTTCACAATTTTATCAAGACTACCGTTTACATTCAGGAATAGATATTAAGGTAAAGTCTGGCACATCTGTGAAGGCAGCTTTACATGGCACTATTCTGGAAATAAATAAATCTAATCAAGATAATATTACGATTACTATAGATCATGGGCAAGGTTTAGTGACGACATATGCTCATTTAGGAAAAAGCAAAGTAGAAAAGGGAGATTTAGTTCAACAAGGTCAAACTATTGGAATTATAGATAATCCAGGTCTAACTGAAGAGGGTCAAGGGTCACATCTTCATTTTGAAGTCCGCGAAAATAAAAAGTTAGTGAATCCTGAAGAATATTTGAAATAATATTCATTTTTTGCAAACAACCCCATATACATTTATAAGGATGTTTATGGGGAGGTCGGGGAATGCAGGAATATATCAGAAAAAGAGTATTAGATATATGCAATTATATTTTAGAAGAATCAGCTACTGTAAGGCAAACCGCGAATGTTTTTGGTGTGAGTAAAAGTACAGTACATAAGGATATGACAGAACGCTTACCAATTATTAATAAAGAATTAGCTGATAAAATAAAAGAAATTTTAGAAAAAAATAAAGCCGAAAGACATTTACGCGGTGGAGAGGCTACAAAGAAAAAATATATGTGCAATAAAGATACTGTAAATGAAATAGATACTGATATACATAATGTAATAGGTAATAAAATAGGATCTGAAATACATACTGAAATGCATCCGATTAATGAATTAAAAACCGTAAATGAATAAATATAAAAAAACACATCAACACATCAAGGCCTTGCAAATCAGTATTTTGCAAGGTCTTGTCCTTTATCTATCAGAAGATTATGCAAATTTGATAATTAGATTTTAAATTTAGAGATAAAGAGTATACATGCCTAGAAATAGTTGTTAGAATAATGTATAAATAGGAACTAGAATAATTTACTAAAAACAATTTACAGAGCTATAAATATACAATTATGAATATGCAATTATTTTTATGTAATTATAATTATGCAATTATTTTTATGTAACTATGATTTATGTAATTATGATGTATCTAATTATGATTTATGTAACTTTGATTTATGAGGGTGGCGAAAATGTTTAAATCAATTAAATCGCAATTATTAATAAACTACTTTATTATAGTGCTTATTGCCTTTATGGCTTTAGCAATAGTAACAGATCATAAATTACAAGAATTTATGGATTTCACCAATGGACAGTATATGGAGAGAGTTTGTGCTAGAGCCTATGGTATAGAGAAAAGGTTAGAAAGGTATTCGAACCCGCATGAAATACCATCTCCCTCTGCTATATTAAATTCTTTTGATAATAATTTAAATGGAGAGAGCCTGATTATCAATGATAATGGTTTGATTTTAGCTCGATCCAATTCAACAGAAGAGAATAACGAACCTCAATACATAACTAATAATGTAGAGGAACGGGCAAAATTTGCAAATCAAGTTAAGAGGATAGAAAAGTATAAAAATGAAGCTGGTACGAAAATGGTAGCCTTTATCGAAAAAATAGACGGTTCACCAGATTGGACATACATATATAGCATTTCAGAGTATGACCTTTATTCGCAAATAAATACGGTCAAATATACCTTGTTATTAGCATTAGCAATTTGCTTTGTTTTTATGTCCTTATTTATTTATCTTTTTTCCAATCGGATCACTCTTCCTATCATTAAATTAAAAGAAGTTTTTGAAGAGGCAGCTGATGGTAATTTTCATGTAAAGGCTAATGAAAGTACGCCAAATGAAATCGGTAAAGCTGCTCAAAGTTTTAATAGAATGATTGCAAAAATTAAAAATCTAACCTATACAGATAGTATTACAGAACTTCATAATTTTAACTGGTTTTTATTAGATCTTCCTTATAAGATAGAAAGGCCAAGAGAAGAGGAAGGTTTATTTGCCCTTGTAATTATTTCAATTGATGATTTCAAGAAAATAAACGGCGTTATCGGGTATGAAGGGGGCAATGAAGCCTTAAGAGTTTTCAGTAATAATCTTAAAGAAATAATGCAAGATGAAGAAATAATAGCCAGATACTATGGGGATGAATTTATTCTTTTATTATGGGCAAGTAATCGCGATGAGCTGGAAAAGAGTATTCATAATTTATGGCAAAAATGTAGTGAAAAGATAAACATTCGCGGAAATTCATTTAAATTAAAAAATAGCATAGGTGCACGAATATTTTCCAGGCATGATAAACTTATAAGTCAAAAGATTATTCACCAGGCTACATTAGCCAAAATTATGGTTAAAAAACAAGGTGGAGATAATTACATTGTTTATAATCAAGAAATTGATAATATTATTAGAGAAGAGCAAAAATTAGAAATAGAATTAGAGAATGCTCTTGATGAGCATGAATTTTACCTTTTATATCAGCCAGTTGTAGATATTGCTACTGGAAAAACGCAAGGGGTAGAGGCTCTCGTGAGGTGGAATCATAAAGTTTATGGAAAAATTCCTATTATTACAATAATTAAGACGGCTGAACAAAGTGGACTTATTTTAGACATAGGAAAATGGGTATTAAAAGAAGCATGCCAGCAAAATAAAAAATGGCAACTAGAGGGGTATGATCCTATTATCGTATCAGTCAATGTCTCTGCTCTGCAGCTTGATCACCCGGATTTTGTTGAGCTAGTTAAAAAAATATTAGAAGAAACAGAGCTAGAACCGAAATATTTAGAATTAGAAATAACTGAAACAGTAGCTATGGAAAATGTCACAGAAAACCTTAAAAAAATGAAACAGCTGAAAGAAATCGGAATTGGAATAGCTATTGATGATTTTGGGACAGGGTATTCATCCCTTGCTTATCTTGCTGAATTACCGATTGATAAATTAAAGGTAGACAGGTCTTTTATTAAAGATGTACCTGAATGTGCTGATTCCATGGAAATTGTTAATACAATTATAAATTTAGCAAAATCAATGCGTATCAAGGTAACGGCAGAAGGCGTAGAAACTATGCACCAGCATGGCTTATTAAGCAAGACGGGATGCGATTTAGTTCAAGGATATTTAATCAGTAAGCCTAGAGAGTCAAATTATATAGAACAGAAATTTTTAGCTTAAGTTATCTGTTTGGTGCATGAAATTAGTATATTAAGGGAACACTACCATAAAGAAGTTCCCAGTTTTACTGAAATAAGATAAAAATTAACTAATACTTAAAAGGATATATAAATAATTTGTCGAATAAAACTAATGATGGTCTTAAGTTTTAAATATAATATAAACGAAAGAGCAGAATCTGGTTCAGTGGGAGAAATTCCACTGAATATTTATGATAATAGAAAATTATGAAGGCACGTTACTTGAGAAGGGAGGACGTTAAGTTGTTAAGTTTTGGAGAAGATATTGGGATAGATTTAGGTACAGCTAGCGTTTTGGTATATGTAAAGGGTAAGGGGATTGTTTTAAATGAGCCCTCAGTTGTTTCTGTGGACCGAAACACAGGACAGGTTATCGCTGTAGGTGAAGATGCGAGAAAAATGCTAGGCAGAACGCCTGGTCATATAGTTGCTATTCGTCCTTTAAAAGATGGAGTAATAGCTGATTATGATGTGACAGAAAAAATGTTAAAATATTTCATTGAAAAAGCGTCAGGCAAAAAATTATTTTTCAAACCAAGAGTAATGGTATGCATCCCATCGGGAGTAACTGGAGTAGAAGAAAGAGCAGTAAAACAGGCTTGTATAGCGGCGGGAGCAAGACAAGCTTATTTAATTGAAGAACCAGTAGCAGCGGCTTTAGGTGCTGGAATTGATATTGCTCAGCCAAATGGCAGTATGGTTGTTGATATTGGTGGGGGTACCACAGATGTAGCTGTTTTATCTTTGGGCGGAATTGTGTGCAGTAAATCCATTAGAACCGGGGGAGACTGCTTTGACTCTGACATAGTGCGCCATGTTCGTAGAGAATTTAATCTCATGATTGGCGAAAGAACGGCAGAAGAAGTAAAGAAAGAAATAGGTACAGCTTACTTAACTACAAATGATACTACGGATATGAGAGGCCGTGACCTTGTTAGTGGTCTGCCTAAAACCATTGAAATTTCAGCTAAAGATGTAAATGATGCTTTAAAAGAGTCCGTTATGTCAATAGTGAGTGCGGTAAAAGAAGTATTAGAAAAGACTCCACCAGAATTAGCTGGAGATATTATGGATAAAGGAATCGTAATGACAGGTGGTGGAGCCTTATTACATGGCTTAGATACCTTAATTACAGAATCTACCGGTCTTCCTGTGGCAATTCCTGAAGATGCAATTTCCTGCGTAGCAATCGGTACTGGAATAGCTCTGCAAGATATGGATATGCTAAAGGCAAGTAAAGTTAAAACTAGACAAGCACTGTAAATCAACTTTACATTAAAAACATTTTTTAGATTATACAATATTATGTGCTTATAGTATTACAGTGAATAAATATATGAGAAGCGGTTTTGGCCGTTTTTTTTCTAAACAATCTCTTTTTAGGGATTGTTTTTTTGTTTTTGGTCAATAATAAAGAAGAATACGAGTGAAGGGAGAATGATGAACTTGTTTGGTAAGGGACGTATGCTTTTAATGGGTATTATTTTAGGATTTATGTTATTTGTTCCTACTGTAGGATGGTTTTCGGACAAAGTTAAAGAAAAAGATTTTTTACAAAATGTAGATACTCATAGATATTTAGATATGATGCAACAGGATCAAGAAGAAAAGGTTAAAGAGATTTTTGGCACTATTGGAGATAAGCTGAAAAATGAGCCAGAAGAATCTCTGATTACAGATAAAGTAGTAGAGGCTCCTAATATAGATGAGGCGATTGCAAATCGAGCAGAGCAAAATAGAATCGAAGTAGTAGAAGCACCTAAAGCTAGCGAAGTTAAAAACACTAAGAAAAGCTCAGAAAAAAAGCTCGTAAAGCAGGATAATCATTTAAATAAAAAAACAGATAATACTAATCTAATTGTCTTAGGCGTGGATCAAAATAGGCTTAAGTTTGTTTCTGTTTACTCTATTAATCAAAAGAATAAAAAGTCAGCAGGGGTTTTCTTGCCTACTAAGACAGGCCTTAATGTTAATGGGCAGCTTTTATCTCTTGAAAAGATACATAAAAAGTATGGTGCAGAAAGTTTAAAAAACTTAATTAGTAAAACCATGGAAATAAGTATCCCTTATTATATGGAAGTGGATAAGCAAGGTTTAGTAGACTTAAGTAAAATAATTGGCCCTGTTTACATTGAAGATGAAAATGTAGATGTCCCTAATTTATTCAACCAATCCCCATCTAGTGGTGATGATGCAATCCTCCAAGGGGTAGCTAAAGAGGTAACTAAGACGAAAATTAGTGATTATCCAAAATTATTAGGGATCTTTAAAGAAAATGTTAAATCAGATCTCGGGGTAAAAGGTGCTTATAGCCTTTATAAGATATTTAAAAATCTCAATCACGCTGAATTATCGAAGGTAATTTTAGGTGGGGAAAAAATTAAAAGGGATGGGCAGACCCTGATTATCGTCGAACCTTACGATTGGCATAATATGGTGTATCAAATGACCGAATAGGCAAAATAAAGCATAGATTAAAATAAGGCAAAATATAAAATAATATAAAAAGCAAAATAGGCAAAATGCAAAATAATATAAAAGTCAAACAAGGCATAAAAAATGCCTCCTGTGAATTCTCGGCAGGAGGCATTTTGAGTTGCAATTTAATTTTAAGTTTGTAAATTTATAACATTCTGAATTTTAACTAGCTTATTCAGCTAGTTATTTATACACTTATTTAATTACTTATTAGCTA from Desulfonispora thiosulfatigenes DSM 11270 harbors:
- a CDS encoding DUF4351 domain-containing protein, producing MTTAERLRREGRQQGKEEGLKEGKIETLSKTAIKLLTKKFGSLPLEVKDKIQKLDSDTLEIVIDDIFVYEGLDDLNKFLK
- a CDS encoding M23 family metallopeptidase, with the translated sequence MQLHKKTSSNQNSPKKEVTEGNGASTNKVSPKENQKIEAIKIEHEQEATSVAAQPKKQTPKKAEPKVDNVKSSKLIQPVAGKISAPFGLAFSQFYQDYRLHSGIDIKVKSGTSVKAALHGTILEINKSNQDNITITIDHGQGLVTTYAHLGKSKVEKGDLVQQGQTIGIIDNPGLTEEGQGSHLHFEVRENKKLVNPEEYLK
- a CDS encoding EAL domain-containing protein — translated: MFKSIKSQLLINYFIIVLIAFMALAIVTDHKLQEFMDFTNGQYMERVCARAYGIEKRLERYSNPHEIPSPSAILNSFDNNLNGESLIINDNGLILARSNSTEENNEPQYITNNVEERAKFANQVKRIEKYKNEAGTKMVAFIEKIDGSPDWTYIYSISEYDLYSQINTVKYTLLLALAICFVFMSLFIYLFSNRITLPIIKLKEVFEEAADGNFHVKANESTPNEIGKAAQSFNRMIAKIKNLTYTDSITELHNFNWFLLDLPYKIERPREEEGLFALVIISIDDFKKINGVIGYEGGNEALRVFSNNLKEIMQDEEIIARYYGDEFILLLWASNRDELEKSIHNLWQKCSEKINIRGNSFKLKNSIGARIFSRHDKLISQKIIHQATLAKIMVKKQGGDNYIVYNQEIDNIIREEQKLEIELENALDEHEFYLLYQPVVDIATGKTQGVEALVRWNHKVYGKIPIITIIKTAEQSGLILDIGKWVLKEACQQNKKWQLEGYDPIIVSVNVSALQLDHPDFVELVKKILEETELEPKYLELEITETVAMENVTENLKKMKQLKEIGIGIAIDDFGTGYSSLAYLAELPIDKLKVDRSFIKDVPECADSMEIVNTIINLAKSMRIKVTAEGVETMHQHGLLSKTGCDLVQGYLISKPRESNYIEQKFLA
- a CDS encoding rod shape-determining protein — protein: MLSFGEDIGIDLGTASVLVYVKGKGIVLNEPSVVSVDRNTGQVIAVGEDARKMLGRTPGHIVAIRPLKDGVIADYDVTEKMLKYFIEKASGKKLFFKPRVMVCIPSGVTGVEERAVKQACIAAGARQAYLIEEPVAAALGAGIDIAQPNGSMVVDIGGGTTDVAVLSLGGIVCSKSIRTGGDCFDSDIVRHVRREFNLMIGERTAEEVKKEIGTAYLTTNDTTDMRGRDLVSGLPKTIEISAKDVNDALKESVMSIVSAVKEVLEKTPPELAGDIMDKGIVMTGGGALLHGLDTLITESTGLPVAIPEDAISCVAIGTGIALQDMDMLKASKVKTRQAL